A genome region from Setaria italica strain Yugu1 chromosome III, Setaria_italica_v2.0, whole genome shotgun sequence includes the following:
- the LOC101757017 gene encoding protein ANTAGONIST OF LIKE HETEROCHROMATIN PROTEIN 1-like, with product MGTFHAPFPGSRPIFHTAGPEFSSTTASADAEFSSMLTLLAMQDDVGACAPIPADAAPLPAFFPDGHDQQPLAGVGVTMPPQIFVDAMVTPSRVHGFPAAGHEATNNGASRPAKRKRWPQTTRSPPSDDSAGSGGQAQVPAAADRARARRRVWVRERSTEWWDRLDAPACPDAEFRRAFRMSRATFSALCDALGGAVAKEDTALRAAVPVRRRVAACLWRLATGEPLREVSRRFGLGISTCHSIVLQVCHALATVLKPGAIFWPDAPAAAVAARFEAASGIPGVVGAVCTTRVPIVAPKANVAAYYDRRLTTRNQKASYSVAVQAVADAHGAFTDVFISHGSLSDAALLARSALCAGRGESSGLLGGQQWLVGGASYPLTDWMLVPYAHRNLTWAEHKFNERVAAARGAARGAIRRLKARWRCLQRRTEVKMQDLPNLIDACCVLHNICERAGEGLDPDLMQYEVDDDEDGVVPHDDVPSAMEAQERDRIAHGLLHGNHANDGAF from the coding sequence ATGGGCACCTTCCACGCGCCGTTCCCCGGCTCCCGGCCCATCTTCCACACAGCCGGCCCCGAgttctcctccaccaccgcttCCGCCGACGCCGAATTCTCCTCCATGCTCACCCTCCTCGCCATGCAAGACGACGTCGGCGCCTGCGCGCCCatccccgccgacgccgcgcctTTGCCAGCCTTCTTCCCCGATGGACACGACCAACAACCCTTGGCTGGCGTCGGCGTGACGATGCCCCCGCAGATTTTTGTCGATGCGATGGTGACTCCCAGCAGGGTTCACGGCTTCCCAGCTGCGGGCCACGAAGCCACGAACAACGGCGCCTCCCGACCGGCCAAGAGGAAGCGGTGGCCGCAGACGACAAGGTCGCCGCCGTCCGACGACAGCGCTGGCAGCGGGGGCCAGGCCCAGGTGCCGGCAGCAGCGGACAGGGCCAGGGCCAGGCGGCGGGTGTGGGTGCGGGAGCGGAGCACCGAGTGGTGGGACCGCCTGGACGCGCCCGCGTGCCCGGACGCCGAGTTCCGGCGGGCCTTCCGCATGTCCCGCGCCACGTTCAGCGCGCTCTGCGACGCGCTAGGCGGCGCTGTCGCCAAGGAGGACACCGCGctgcgcgccgccgtccccgtgcGCCGGCGCGTGGCGGCCTGCCTCTGGCGCCTCGCCACGGGGGAGCCCCTCCGCGAGGTCTCCCGCCGCTTCGGCCTCGGCATCTCCACCTGCCACAGCATCGTGCTCCAGGTCTGCCACGCCCTCGCCACCGTGCTCAAGCCCGGGGCCATCTTCTggccggacgcccccgccgccgccgtcgcggccagGTTCGAGGCCGCGTCCGGGATtcccggcgtcgtcggcgctgTCTGCACCACGCGCGTCCCCATCGTCGCGCCCAAGGCCAACGTCGCCGCGTACTACGACCGCCGCCTGACCACGCGCAACCAGAAGGCGTCCTACTCCGTCGCCGTCCAGGCCGTCGCGGACGCCCACGGCGCGTTCACCGACGTCTTCATCAGCCACGGTTCACTGTCCGACGCCGCCTTGCTCGCCAGGTCGGCGCTCTGCGCGGGCCGAGGCGAGTCGTCTGGCCTGCTCGGGGGCCAGCAATGGCTGGTGGGCGGCGCGAGCTACCCGTTAACGGACTGGATGCTCGTGCCGTACGCGCACCGGAACCTGACGTGGGCGGAACACAAGTTCAACGAGCGagtcgcggcggcgcgcggcgcggcgcggggcgcgatCCGGCGGCTCAAGGCGCGGTGGCGGTGCCTGCAGCGCCGCACCGAGGTGAAGATGCAGGATCTCCCCAACCTTATCGACGCCTGCTGCGTGCTGCACAATATCTgcgagcgcgccggcgaggggctcGACCCCGACCTCATGCAGTACGaggtcgacgacgacgaagatggCGTCGTCCCCCACGACGACGTGCCCTCTGCAATGGAGGCCCAGGAGCGTGACAGGATCGCGCATGGCCTCCTCCACGGCAACCATGCCAACGACGGAGCTTTTTAG